A window from Herbaspirillum sp. meg3 encodes these proteins:
- a CDS encoding MFS transporter: protein MQSDVINVDHVVEQSRFGAFQFGLLLLCGLCLIIDGFDIQAMGYVAPAIIGDWHVNKASLGPVFGAGLFGMLLGSLVLTPVGDKYGRRPVLIVSTFFFAICMLLTTRVETIDELLVLRFITGFGLGSIMPNAMALVGEFSPNSKRVTRMMLVSCGFTVGAAVGGFVSAALIPAFGWRSVFLVGGLIPAVLGVAMLIWLPESIQFLVLRKRPMKQVARWLNKVQPGLQVNEGSTVVVKEAKNDGMPVAELFRDGRAGVTLLLWLISFMNLINLYFLSNWLPTLIKDAGYSTGTAVLIGTSLQVGGIVGTLTLGWFINRFGFTKVLGSCFVVACVFIALIGHVATMPVLLFISVVVAGFCVVGGQPAVNALAGTFYPTQLRSTGIGWALGIGRIGSVLGPVIGGQLIAMQWANSSLFIAAAVPAIISALMVARLHWYRPQ, encoded by the coding sequence ATGCAATCTGACGTGATCAATGTCGACCATGTTGTCGAGCAGAGCCGTTTCGGCGCATTTCAATTCGGGCTGTTGCTGCTGTGCGGCCTGTGCCTGATCATCGACGGTTTTGATATCCAGGCCATGGGTTATGTCGCGCCGGCCATCATCGGCGACTGGCATGTCAACAAGGCCAGCCTCGGTCCGGTATTTGGCGCCGGTCTGTTCGGCATGCTGCTGGGTTCGCTGGTGTTGACGCCGGTTGGCGACAAGTATGGTCGCCGTCCGGTACTGATTGTTTCCACCTTCTTCTTCGCTATCTGCATGCTGTTGACAACGCGTGTTGAAACCATCGACGAGTTGCTGGTGCTGCGCTTCATCACCGGCTTCGGGCTTGGCAGCATCATGCCGAACGCGATGGCGCTGGTTGGCGAGTTCAGCCCCAATAGCAAGCGTGTCACGCGCATGATGCTGGTGTCGTGCGGCTTCACGGTCGGTGCGGCGGTGGGCGGCTTTGTCAGTGCGGCGCTGATTCCCGCTTTCGGCTGGCGTTCGGTGTTTTTGGTTGGCGGGTTAATCCCGGCGGTGTTGGGTGTGGCCATGCTGATCTGGTTGCCGGAATCGATTCAGTTTCTGGTGCTGCGCAAGCGCCCAATGAAACAGGTCGCGCGCTGGCTCAACAAGGTGCAGCCGGGTTTGCAAGTCAATGAGGGCAGCACCGTCGTGGTCAAGGAAGCCAAGAATGACGGCATGCCGGTAGCCGAGCTGTTCCGTGACGGCCGCGCCGGTGTGACGCTGTTGCTGTGGCTGATCAGTTTCATGAATCTGATCAATCTGTATTTTCTCTCCAACTGGTTGCCGACGCTGATCAAGGATGCGGGTTACTCGACCGGCACTGCGGTGCTGATCGGTACCTCGCTGCAAGTGGGCGGCATTGTCGGCACGCTGACACTGGGCTGGTTCATCAATCGTTTCGGTTTCACCAAAGTGTTGGGAAGCTGTTTTGTCGTTGCCTGCGTGTTCATCGCCCTGATCGGTCATGTGGCGACGATGCCGGTGCTGTTGTTCATCAGCGTGGTGGTGGCGGGATTTTGCGTGGTCGGCGGTCAACCGGCAGTGAATGCGCTGGCCGGGACTTTTTATCCGACGCAATTGCGCTCGACCGGTATCGGCTGGGCGCTCGGCATCGGTCGCATCGGCTCCGTGCTGGGGCCGGTGATCGGCGGCCAATTGATTGCCATGCAATGGGCGAATAGTTCGCTGTTCATTGCGGCTGCCGTGCCGGCAATCATCTCGGCGCTGATGGTGGCACGTCTGCATTGGTATCGGCCGCAGTAA
- a CDS encoding MFS transporter, which translates to MSRPPLLQIIPLAALTGVGMLATDLYLPALPHLAHDLGTDVPTVQATISSFMIALALSQLFWGAVADKLGMRNTLLAGVALLAATGVACALASDVDALIIYRTLQGIGAGAATVVVPVLLRRRFTDADAVRAISWVSIAESIIPAIAPVIGTGILLVSGWRSNFWLVAILALILLPFILALVPGRQILHSPEETISYPVLLQNRTFLRDATVYGLTFGALITFVASAPHLIEQWSGRGPGTFALMQVCGVSSFIVAASRAGAMAHRCGTYKLMKAGAIVQLFSVAGLIALGIVEIHHVAPLILCWMLFCAGLGLRGPSTVTRALSVPKSLTSLASGFLMFLALTLSGIGTQIAGFLLHYGLLPVAVLVAAMILASLILQKDEAKQNNDKT; encoded by the coding sequence ATGTCCCGTCCACCTCTGCTGCAAATCATTCCTCTGGCCGCGCTGACCGGTGTCGGCATGCTGGCGACCGATCTCTACCTGCCTGCTTTGCCACATCTTGCGCACGATCTCGGCACCGACGTGCCGACCGTGCAGGCAACGATTTCGTCTTTCATGATTGCACTGGCGCTGTCGCAGTTGTTCTGGGGCGCCGTAGCCGACAAGCTCGGCATGCGCAATACACTGCTGGCGGGCGTTGCCTTGCTGGCCGCGACCGGCGTCGCCTGCGCGCTGGCCTCGGATGTCGATGCGCTGATCATTTATCGCACGCTCCAGGGTATCGGTGCAGGTGCGGCAACGGTGGTGGTGCCGGTGTTGCTGCGACGGCGCTTTACTGACGCGGATGCGGTGCGGGCAATTTCGTGGGTCAGTATCGCCGAATCGATCATCCCGGCCATTGCGCCGGTGATCGGCACCGGCATCCTGCTGGTATCGGGATGGCGCAGCAACTTCTGGCTGGTGGCGATACTGGCGCTGATCTTGCTGCCCTTTATCCTGGCGCTGGTGCCGGGACGGCAGATATTGCATTCGCCCGAAGAAACCATCAGTTACCCCGTCCTGCTGCAAAACCGCACCTTCCTGCGCGACGCCACGGTCTACGGGCTGACCTTCGGCGCGTTGATCACCTTTGTCGCCAGCGCACCGCATCTGATTGAACAATGGAGCGGACGCGGCCCCGGTACCTTTGCATTAATGCAAGTCTGCGGCGTCTCGTCCTTTATCGTTGCCGCCTCGCGCGCGGGCGCCATGGCGCATCGCTGCGGCACCTACAAGTTGATGAAAGCCGGAGCGATCGTTCAGTTGTTCTCCGTGGCCGGGCTGATCGCATTGGGCATTGTTGAAATACACCACGTTGCGCCGCTGATCCTCTGCTGGATGCTGTTCTGCGCCGGCCTCGGCCTGCGTGGCCCGTCCACCGTGACGCGTGCGCTGTCGGTACCGAAGTCGCTCACCAGCCTGGCGTCGGGCTTCCTGATGTTCCTTGCTTTGACGCTGTCGGGTATCGGCACGCAGATTGCCGGTTTCCTGTTGCATTACGGTCTGCTGCCAGTGGCTGTACTGGTTGCCGCCATGATTCTGGCCAGCTTGATTCTGCAAAAGGATGAGGCAAAACAGAATAACGACAAGACATGA
- the hmgA gene encoding homogentisate 1,2-dioxygenase yields MNTLAETSLAKAAYQSGFGNEFATEALPGALPLNQNSPQQVAYGLYAEQVSGTAFTAPRSHNRRSWLYRIRPAAMHEPFERIDNGLIARFDDVETPPNQFRWDPHTMPTAPTDFVAGLITMAGNGSPDAQTGCAIHLYAANQSMTDRFFYSADGELLIVPQAGRLQLLTELGVIDLEPQEIAVIPRGVRFQVKLPDGQAQGYVCENFGALLRLPDLGPLGSNGLANPRDFLTPQAWYEDREGDFRLIAKFGGNLWQAKIGHSPLDVVAWHGNYAPYKYDLRHFNTIGSISYDHPDPSIFLVLQAQSDTPGVDTLDFVIFPPRWLAAEHTFRPPWFHRNVASEFMGLIHGEYDAKAEGFRPGGASLHNCMTGHGPDGATFEKASRSDTSKPNKVADTMAFMFETRNIIKPTRHALTSPTLQKNYYQCWMDIKKHFNPQQGPEQ; encoded by the coding sequence ATGAATACGCTTGCAGAAACTTCCCTCGCCAAGGCAGCCTATCAATCGGGCTTTGGCAATGAGTTTGCGACCGAGGCTTTGCCGGGCGCCTTGCCGCTCAACCAGAACTCGCCGCAGCAAGTCGCGTACGGCCTCTATGCAGAGCAAGTGTCCGGCACGGCATTCACAGCGCCGCGCAGTCACAACCGCCGTTCGTGGCTGTACCGGATTCGTCCGGCGGCGATGCACGAGCCGTTTGAGCGCATCGACAACGGCCTGATCGCGCGCTTCGACGATGTCGAGACGCCGCCGAATCAATTTCGCTGGGATCCGCATACCATGCCGACGGCGCCGACGGATTTTGTCGCCGGACTGATCACCATGGCCGGCAATGGCTCGCCCGATGCGCAGACCGGTTGTGCGATTCATTTGTATGCGGCCAATCAATCGATGACGGATCGTTTTTTCTATTCAGCTGACGGCGAATTGTTGATTGTGCCGCAAGCCGGTCGCCTGCAGCTGCTGACCGAGCTGGGCGTGATCGACCTCGAACCGCAAGAGATCGCCGTGATCCCGCGCGGCGTGCGGTTTCAGGTGAAGCTGCCGGATGGGCAGGCGCAAGGCTACGTCTGCGAAAACTTCGGCGCGCTATTGCGCTTGCCGGATCTGGGGCCGCTGGGCTCCAACGGTCTCGCCAATCCGCGCGACTTCCTCACGCCACAGGCCTGGTATGAAGATCGCGAAGGCGACTTCCGTCTGATCGCCAAATTCGGCGGCAACTTGTGGCAGGCGAAAATCGGCCATTCGCCGCTGGACGTGGTGGCGTGGCACGGCAACTACGCGCCGTACAAGTACGATCTGCGCCATTTCAATACCATCGGCTCGATCAGCTATGACCATCCCGATCCATCCATCTTCCTGGTGCTTCAGGCGCAAAGCGATACGCCGGGCGTGGATACGCTGGACTTCGTGATTTTCCCGCCGCGTTGGCTTGCCGCTGAACATACTTTCCGTCCACCCTGGTTCCATCGCAATGTCGCGAGCGAGTTCATGGGTTTGATCCATGGCGAGTACGACGCCAAGGCGGAGGGCTTCCGTCCCGGCGGCGCCAGCTTGCACAATTGTATGACCGGTCATGGCCCCGACGGCGCGACTTTCGAGAAGGCCAGCCGCAGCGATACCAGCAAGCCGAACAAGGTCGCTGATACGATGGCTTTCATGTTCGAGACGCGCAACATCATCAAGCCGACGCGTCATGCATTGACTTCGCCGACGCTGCAAAAAAATTATTATCAGTGCTGGATGGACATCAAGAAGCACTTCAACCCACAACAAGGCCCGGAGCAATAA
- a CDS encoding DUF3274 domain-containing protein — MAIVNYPIKTNCFNGKPAKSGYQHPDAMNPVEWVIDTFGNMNWKSYETPESYQVYARVDLSINMPGIVIFVHGVNSEGEWYDAAEQALCDGLNERLNRDDLSPNQYETVKDGKPIRRQLKPDNKGRSPVIRFYWGYRAQKGSEGKWRIPLKNPDQLDHGTYDPVKNKDAEDLWYWGGGPFQNGTNSLQQLWNKEGFSRHVLGFDMQHLNTEVERQLNDAPPREYFAHAAQRLANLIDTIREQSLNSVTLLSHSQGTMIALAATLLCKKRPPDAVMLMNSPYALTDKITDALTVGGDRPTDGARLRTLQAVVDKLRPNKQFFNQKRLDCLRVGATKCGQMHFWKPDIVHPCGTPERDNHGRLYNYFNPHDRVMGSTPLQSIGWQGIPGGVLFGMQDVVKQRMLARGTSCGDEPALTPFGTLPRIPDPEPGVLPTDFWNKNKPIAKFGKLWSEPPQDQMVSVNAEKVPHPLTAEEMSTPRKKKVIKVINGKMTTEEVNVYFDEALHTADAWGARKEDGTLNEPDYAYFSSIQQREAWIDRDDVYSPGGKKRELETQEEMQERITNWYPMPPNHSTMPEHVEFMKCVVAYDLPIGYAESYRRDDWYRLMVLADWTSFQDDYFADGKLDVPAKPPGLDPETVSEQQRRADEARIHNGA, encoded by the coding sequence ATGGCTATTGTGAACTACCCCATTAAGACAAATTGCTTCAATGGCAAGCCAGCAAAGTCAGGCTACCAACATCCCGACGCGATGAACCCTGTCGAATGGGTCATCGACACCTTCGGAAATATGAACTGGAAGTCGTATGAAACACCGGAGAGCTACCAAGTCTATGCACGCGTTGATTTGTCCATCAACATGCCCGGCATCGTTATCTTCGTACATGGTGTTAATTCCGAAGGAGAGTGGTATGACGCGGCTGAACAAGCTTTATGCGACGGCTTGAATGAACGACTGAATCGTGATGACTTGTCTCCGAATCAATACGAGACGGTAAAAGATGGTAAGCCTATTCGTCGACAGTTGAAACCTGATAACAAAGGCCGCTCCCCCGTCATCCGCTTCTACTGGGGTTACCGCGCCCAAAAGGGATCTGAGGGAAAATGGCGTATCCCGCTAAAAAATCCCGACCAGCTCGACCACGGCACCTACGACCCCGTTAAAAACAAGGATGCCGAAGACCTCTGGTATTGGGGCGGCGGTCCTTTCCAGAACGGCACCAACAGCCTGCAACAGCTCTGGAACAAGGAGGGGTTTAGTCGTCATGTACTGGGCTTCGATATGCAGCACCTGAATACCGAGGTAGAACGGCAACTGAACGATGCGCCACCACGCGAGTATTTCGCCCATGCTGCGCAACGATTGGCCAATCTGATCGACACCATCCGCGAACAGTCCCTCAATAGCGTGACACTGCTTTCGCACAGTCAGGGCACCATGATCGCGCTGGCGGCGACCTTGTTGTGCAAGAAGCGGCCGCCGGACGCCGTCATGCTCATGAACTCGCCCTATGCCCTGACCGACAAGATCACTGACGCCCTGACAGTCGGCGGTGACCGCCCCACCGACGGCGCGCGGCTGCGCACCTTGCAGGCCGTCGTCGACAAGCTGCGGCCCAATAAACAGTTCTTCAATCAGAAGCGGCTCGACTGCCTGCGTGTGGGCGCCACCAAGTGCGGCCAAATGCATTTCTGGAAACCTGACATTGTCCACCCCTGCGGCACGCCTGAGCGCGACAACCATGGGCGGCTGTACAACTATTTCAACCCGCATGACCGTGTCATGGGATCCACGCCATTGCAAAGCATAGGCTGGCAAGGCATCCCCGGCGGCGTGCTGTTCGGCATGCAGGATGTGGTCAAGCAGCGCATGCTCGCGCGCGGCACGTCCTGCGGTGACGAACCGGCATTGACGCCTTTCGGCACCTTGCCCCGCATTCCCGATCCGGAACCGGGTGTGCTGCCTACCGACTTCTGGAACAAGAACAAGCCCATCGCCAAGTTCGGCAAGCTGTGGTCAGAACCGCCGCAGGATCAGATGGTGTCCGTCAATGCCGAGAAGGTGCCCCATCCCTTGACGGCAGAAGAGATGAGCACACCTCGAAAGAAAAAAGTAATAAAGGTGATCAACGGGAAAATGACGACCGAAGAAGTCAACGTCTACTTTGACGAGGCGCTGCATACAGCAGATGCATGGGGAGCGAGAAAGGAAGACGGTACGCTCAACGAACCTGATTATGCTTATTTCTCCTCCATTCAACAGCGCGAAGCCTGGATAGACCGCGACGACGTGTACAGCCCCGGCGGCAAGAAGCGCGAGCTGGAAACGCAGGAGGAAATGCAAGAGCGCATCACCAACTGGTATCCCATGCCACCCAACCATAGCACCATGCCAGAGCATGTTGAATTTATGAAGTGCGTGGTGGCCTACGACCTACCCATTGGCTATGCCGAGAGCTACCGCCGGGATGATTGGTACAGGCTGATGGTGCTCGCCGATTGGACCAGCTTTCAGGATGACTACTTTGCCGATGGGAAACTAGACGTGCCAGCTAAACCGCCGGGGCTTGATCCTGAGACGGTTAGCGAACAGCAACGTCGTGCTGATGAAGCACGTATCCACAACGGAGCGTGA
- a CDS encoding alpha/beta hydrolase, translated as MHYLHYDREQLDRQYNVRSGIPRFQDIFDRWNQQADVYRQQLTRLPPMRSNLHYGMHRLQTLDYFPVADAAAPLLVFVHGGYWRSLDKNDFSHLAEPYRQAGIAVAMLNYRLAPEVDIPEIVADVRAAFAWLYRQASSYGFDTERIYVMGHSAGGHLAAALASTDWRNAGLPTDAIKGLCGVSGLYDLEPIRLCYLNETLQLDGPQVQQYSPLHHLPATKIPVILTAGGAESAEFHRQKNAYALALHGAGFPVQQVKLADGHHLDVIDKLADGSSELAQAIIAMAGK; from the coding sequence ATGCACTACCTGCACTACGACCGTGAACAGCTGGACCGGCAATACAACGTGCGCTCCGGCATACCGCGTTTTCAGGATATCTTCGACCGCTGGAATCAGCAGGCAGACGTCTATCGCCAGCAATTGACCAGACTCCCGCCGATGCGCAGCAATCTTCACTACGGCATGCACCGGCTGCAAACCCTGGATTATTTCCCGGTTGCCGACGCTGCTGCACCGCTGCTGGTCTTTGTGCACGGCGGCTACTGGCGTTCGCTGGACAAGAACGACTTCAGCCATCTCGCCGAGCCTTATCGGCAAGCCGGCATTGCGGTAGCCATGCTCAACTATCGCCTCGCACCGGAAGTCGACATCCCCGAAATCGTTGCCGACGTGCGCGCGGCATTCGCCTGGTTGTACCGGCAAGCGTCGTCATACGGTTTCGATACCGAGCGTATTTATGTGATGGGACATTCCGCCGGCGGCCATCTGGCAGCCGCACTGGCAAGTACCGATTGGCGCAACGCGGGTCTGCCGACTGATGCGATCAAGGGATTGTGCGGGGTCAGCGGGCTCTACGATCTGGAACCGATACGGCTGTGCTATCTCAATGAGACCTTGCAGCTGGATGGACCGCAAGTGCAGCAATACAGTCCGCTGCATCATCTGCCTGCAACGAAAATACCGGTCATTCTGACCGCAGGCGGCGCAGAGTCGGCGGAGTTTCACCGGCAAAAAAACGCCTATGCGCTGGCGCTTCATGGCGCCGGCTTTCCCGTTCAACAAGTCAAACTTGCAGATGGCCATCATCTGGATGTCATCGACAAACTTGCCGACGGCAGCAGTGAGCTGGCGCAAGCGATTATCGCCATGGCCGGCAAATAG
- a CDS encoding sulfite reductase flavoprotein subunit alpha: MFKKIWFQIHWFIGITAGTVLMFIGVTGAILSFREEITDWLNPGIVHVAVRQEAPLTPPQILERLRAEVPHERVAVIIASTEPGASVRINFAPPPGVRRGEMRYVDPYTGALLPPLAGNEFFEFTERFHRWLLLPTDTGKIVTGSLSMCLLILALSGLYMRWPRRALNWRAWFKLDFGLSGRSFLWNLHSVIGTWALVMYVIFTTTGMFWAFDWFRAGVNTLAGQETPARAPQSKDARRDKPKGMGMNREKDNDKSEKSDRTEPAPLDLTLAWNTFVREAGPYTLVNIRIAEKTTQPIQFNYLLPDASHERARNRLNVVPQTGEIKLNERFADKNTGGRFIGAIYPLHMGTYWGLPGRIIMMIAALIMPLFGITGWMLYLDRRRKKRAVRAERALLDQSKTAGSGTTPTDNKEAVLLAYATQAGQAERIALHTAAALQKAGVTVIVQSLAALDPERLRHFHRVLFVVSTFGEGEPPDNARRFTKQLAHQQGSTLSHVKYAMLALGDRHYEKFCGFGHTLDHWLRSQGAEALFPMIEVDNNAPASLAKWQHELSALTGGVMLEEEISTQLTQEAAYGSWTLRTRTLLNAGSCGHGIYHLEFDAPSSKDLNWQSGALVEILPRHADDRVALFLSRTSLDGKTPVQHQGTTRTLADTLARSILPAAGSLPPGITAQAVADGLQTLAARKYSIASIPRDGRLHLLVRQAVHDDGLGVASGWLTEATQVGAVIDMRILENSSFSLAPEPVPAIFIGNGSGLAGLRSHLHARVQLGLRRNWLLFGERKREHDYLYRAEIEQWMQTDMLSRVDLAFSRDQAERIYVQDKLRQAADMLKAWIEEGAVLYVCGSLDGMAAGVDAALADILGEAALDDLIAQGRYRRDVY, translated from the coding sequence ATGTTCAAGAAAATCTGGTTCCAGATCCACTGGTTCATCGGCATCACTGCGGGCACCGTGCTGATGTTCATCGGCGTGACTGGCGCCATCCTGTCTTTCCGTGAAGAAATTACCGACTGGCTCAACCCCGGCATCGTCCACGTGGCAGTGCGCCAGGAAGCTCCGCTGACGCCGCCGCAAATCCTCGAACGCCTGCGTGCAGAAGTGCCGCATGAACGCGTTGCCGTCATCATCGCATCGACGGAACCGGGCGCTTCCGTTCGCATCAATTTCGCGCCGCCGCCGGGTGTACGCCGCGGAGAAATGCGCTACGTCGATCCTTATACCGGTGCACTGCTGCCACCGCTGGCCGGCAATGAATTCTTCGAATTCACCGAGCGCTTCCATCGCTGGCTGCTGCTGCCGACCGACACCGGCAAGATTGTTACCGGCAGCCTGTCGATGTGCCTGCTGATCCTGGCGCTGTCGGGCCTGTATATGCGCTGGCCGCGCCGCGCGCTGAACTGGCGCGCCTGGTTCAAGCTAGACTTCGGCCTCTCCGGCCGCTCTTTCCTGTGGAACCTGCACTCGGTCATCGGCACCTGGGCGCTGGTGATGTACGTCATCTTCACGACCACCGGCATGTTCTGGGCGTTCGACTGGTTCAGAGCCGGTGTCAATACGCTGGCGGGTCAGGAAACACCAGCACGCGCACCGCAATCCAAAGACGCCAGGCGCGACAAGCCCAAAGGCATGGGCATGAATAGGGAGAAGGACAACGATAAGTCCGAGAAGTCCGACAGAACCGAACCTGCCCCGCTCGACCTCACACTGGCCTGGAACACGTTCGTACGCGAAGCCGGCCCCTACACGCTGGTCAATATCCGCATTGCCGAAAAGACCACGCAGCCAATTCAGTTCAACTACTTGCTGCCGGACGCCTCGCACGAACGTGCGCGCAACCGCCTGAACGTGGTGCCACAAACCGGCGAAATCAAGCTCAATGAGCGCTTCGCCGACAAGAACACCGGCGGCCGCTTCATCGGCGCAATCTATCCACTGCACATGGGTACCTACTGGGGCTTGCCCGGCCGTATCATCATGATGATCGCCGCGCTGATCATGCCGCTGTTCGGCATCACCGGATGGATGCTGTATCTGGATCGCCGCCGTAAAAAACGTGCCGTCCGCGCTGAACGCGCACTGCTCGACCAGAGCAAGACGGCAGGTTCAGGTACGACCCCAACCGACAACAAGGAAGCCGTTCTGCTGGCTTACGCCACGCAAGCCGGCCAGGCGGAACGCATCGCCCTGCATACGGCAGCTGCACTGCAAAAAGCCGGCGTCACCGTCATCGTCCAATCGTTGGCGGCGCTGGATCCTGAACGTCTGCGCCATTTCCATCGCGTGCTGTTCGTGGTCAGTACCTTCGGCGAAGGTGAACCGCCCGACAATGCACGCCGCTTCACCAAGCAACTCGCGCATCAGCAGGGCAGCACACTCAGCCATGTGAAATACGCCATGCTGGCGCTCGGTGATCGTCATTACGAAAAATTCTGCGGCTTCGGTCACACGCTCGATCACTGGCTGCGCAGCCAAGGTGCAGAAGCACTCTTCCCGATGATCGAGGTCGACAACAACGCGCCGGCGAGCCTGGCTAAATGGCAGCACGAGCTGAGCGCACTGACCGGCGGCGTAATGCTGGAAGAAGAAATCTCCACACAGCTTACGCAAGAGGCCGCCTATGGCTCCTGGACGCTGCGCACGCGCACACTGCTTAACGCTGGCAGCTGCGGCCACGGCATCTATCATCTGGAATTCGACGCACCGTCAAGCAAGGATCTGAACTGGCAATCCGGTGCACTCGTGGAGATACTGCCGCGCCATGCCGATGACCGCGTCGCGCTTTTCCTTTCCCGCACATCGCTTGACGGCAAGACACCAGTTCAGCATCAAGGCACGACACGCACACTCGCAGATACCCTTGCGCGCAGCATCCTGCCTGCCGCTGGCAGCCTGCCACCCGGCATCACGGCACAGGCAGTGGCTGACGGCTTGCAAACCTTGGCTGCGCGCAAGTACTCCATCGCTTCGATTCCGCGGGACGGACGCTTGCACTTGCTGGTGCGTCAGGCGGTACATGACGACGGTCTTGGCGTGGCCTCCGGCTGGCTGACCGAAGCCACGCAAGTCGGCGCAGTTATCGACATGCGCATTCTGGAAAACAGCAGCTTCTCGCTGGCGCCGGAACCAGTGCCGGCCATCTTCATCGGTAACGGCTCCGGTCTCGCCGGTTTGCGCAGTCATCTGCATGCACGCGTGCAACTCGGCCTGCGCCGCAACTGGCTGCTGTTCGGTGAGCGTAAGCGCGAACACGATTACCTCTATCGCGCCGAGATCGAGCAGTGGATGCAAACCGATATGCTCAGCCGCGTCGACCTCGCCTTCTCACGCGATCAGGCGGAACGTATCTATGTCCAGGACAAACTGCGCCAGGCCGCCGACATGCTGAAAGCATGGATAGAAGAAGGCGCCGTGCTGTATGTCTGCGGCAGCCTCGACGGCATGGCTGCAGGCGTCGATGCCGCGCTGGCCGATATCCTCGGCGAAGCGGCGCTGGACGATCTCATCGCG
- a CDS encoding LysR substrate-binding domain-containing protein: MIEPKDIDLNLLVVFQEVFQDRQISSVARRLNLSQPAVSNALARLRRTFGDALFVRTAQGMQPTPFAQQLAEPVASALLHVSKALNRQEAFSPATSERHFTIAMTDVGEVYFMPVLIEQCSLLAPGIQISTVRAGTIDLKTEMESGRVDLAIGAFDNVSSALYQRRLFRQNYVSMFRQDHPLAGKKVSIKEFLAARHLVVSSLESPYDRINQNLEKAGIRPNVHFRVPHFTAVPYIVSTTDLIVTVPQKLAESAAQPFNLQYIRPPLRLPSLQTNIFWHRRFNQDEGNQWLRGFISEHFAE; encoded by the coding sequence ATGATCGAACCCAAAGATATCGACCTCAATTTGCTGGTGGTGTTTCAGGAAGTCTTCCAGGACCGCCAGATCTCTTCCGTGGCGCGGCGGCTTAACCTGTCGCAGCCGGCGGTCAGCAACGCGCTGGCACGCCTGCGCCGCACCTTCGGTGACGCCCTCTTCGTGCGGACGGCGCAAGGCATGCAACCGACGCCGTTCGCTCAGCAACTGGCCGAACCGGTAGCGTCCGCACTGCTTCATGTCTCCAAGGCGCTGAACCGGCAGGAAGCGTTTTCCCCTGCGACCAGCGAACGCCATTTCACGATTGCCATGACCGATGTCGGCGAGGTGTATTTCATGCCGGTGCTGATCGAACAATGCAGCCTTCTGGCGCCGGGCATCCAGATCAGCACGGTGCGCGCCGGCACGATCGACCTGAAGACCGAGATGGAGTCGGGCCGCGTCGATCTCGCCATCGGCGCATTCGACAATGTCTCGAGCGCCTTGTATCAGCGTCGCCTGTTTCGCCAGAACTACGTCAGCATGTTTCGCCAGGATCATCCGCTGGCAGGCAAGAAGGTCTCCATCAAGGAATTCCTGGCGGCACGGCATCTTGTGGTGTCTTCTCTGGAAAGCCCCTACGACCGCATCAACCAGAATCTGGAAAAAGCCGGCATCCGGCCGAACGTGCATTTCCGCGTGCCGCACTTCACCGCCGTGCCCTATATTGTCAGCACCACCGACCTGATCGTGACCGTGCCGCAAAAACTGGCCGAGAGCGCAGCGCAGCCGTTCAACCTACAATACATTCGTCCGCCGCTGCGACTACCGTCCTTGCAGACCAATATCTTCTGGCACCGCCGCTTCAATCAGGACGAAGGAAATCAGTGGCTGCGCGGCTTCATCTCGGAGCACTTTGCCGAATAA